GATAAACGCCGGGTATTTGATTATGCTTGAAATAGGGTTAGTCTGAACATAATAAAGGAGCTGGCATGGGACTTATGGTTGAACAATGGACAGAAGAATATACGATTCAATCGGTTGATGCAGATTTTAAAGGGGATTGCCGTTGGTCTTCGCTGCTCAGTATTTTGCAAAGAGCGGCTGACCGGCATATTGAGGCGCTCGGGATCAGTCGCGAGGAGATGATCGAGCGGGGCATGGGCTGGATGCTGATTACGCTGGAGCTTGATATGCGGCGCATGCCAAGGGATATGGAAACCGTATATGTGGACACCTGGAGCCGCGGGGCCAAAGGGGCGCTGTGGCATCGGGATTATCGGATAAAGAACGGCGATGGAGAATTGCTGGGCGAGGGCCGCTCGGTATGGGCGCTGGTGGATATTCATAAACGGAAAATTTTGCGTCCGTCCATGTTTCCATACGAGGTGCCGATCGGTCAGGAAACGGTTGGGGAACTGCCAAGCAAAGCCGTTTTACCGGAAGGGGTACAGCTGGATGAGGCGTATACGTACACGGTTCGGTACAGCGGAATCGATACGAATGGTCATTTGAATAATGCCCGTTATGCAGACCTGTGCTTTGACGTGTTAGATGAGCAGGAGCTTCGGGAAGGGCAAGTGACCGGCTTCAAGATTACATATCATCACGAGGCCAGACTGAAGGATACGATGCTGATCAAGCGTTCGGTCGAAGAGAACAATCGGGTGTATGTGCAGGGCGCATCGCCGGACGGAATCAACTTTTTTGAAGCGGCTATCGTTAGGGAGTCATAACCATCAGGCGAATTCTTTCGGAAGGGGAAAGAGCGGCCTGACGCTTCATGGAGGGTGAACGGATGTACAAAATCATGATTGTTGAGGATGACCCGAAGCTGGCGGGGATGCTGCAATCGCATATCGAACGGTACGGAAATGATGGGAAAATCATCGAGGATTTCGATCATGTGCTGGAGCAATTCCACGAGATAAAGCCGCATATCGTTCTGCTCGATGTGAATCTGCCAAGCTTTGATGGATATTATTGGTGTCGTCAGATCAGGTCGGTATCCACCTGTCCGATTATTTTCATATCCGCTCGGAACGGGACGCCCGATCAGTTAAGGGCACTGGAGAACGGAGCGGATGATTATATCACCAAGCCGTTTGCTTACGATATCGTCATCGCCAAAATCCACAGCCAGCTGCGTCGCGTATATGGCGATTATGCAGCAGCATCCGCCGAGCGTACGGTTGAGAAGGACGGGCTGGTCCTGTATCCCGAACGGATGGAGCTGATTCTCGAGGATCGGACATCCTTACTCACGAAAAAAGAAACAATCCTCCTGGAGACGCTGCTGAGCCGGAGCCCCCGGTTGGTCACACGCGAGACGATTCTGGAGAAGCTGTGGGATGATACTTTCGTTGACGATAATACGCTGAGCGTGAATATTAACCGGGTACGAAAACGGCTTGCGGAGTTAGGGATTGAGAATGCGCTGGAAACGATCCGTGGCTCCGGGTATCGGCTGCACACGGTTTGGAAGAGGTAAGGGAAAGCTATGAAAAAGCTGTTTTGGCGTGAGCAACTGCCCCTGATTCTATTTACGG
Above is a window of Paenibacillus sp. FSL K6-1330 DNA encoding:
- a CDS encoding acyl-ACP thioesterase domain-containing protein, with translation MVEQWTEEYTIQSVDADFKGDCRWSSLLSILQRAADRHIEALGISREEMIERGMGWMLITLELDMRRMPRDMETVYVDTWSRGAKGALWHRDYRIKNGDGELLGEGRSVWALVDIHKRKILRPSMFPYEVPIGQETVGELPSKAVLPEGVQLDEAYTYTVRYSGIDTNGHLNNARYADLCFDVLDEQELREGQVTGFKITYHHEARLKDTMLIKRSVEENNRVYVQGASPDGINFFEAAIVRES
- a CDS encoding response regulator transcription factor, coding for MYKIMIVEDDPKLAGMLQSHIERYGNDGKIIEDFDHVLEQFHEIKPHIVLLDVNLPSFDGYYWCRQIRSVSTCPIIFISARNGTPDQLRALENGADDYITKPFAYDIVIAKIHSQLRRVYGDYAAASAERTVEKDGLVLYPERMELILEDRTSLLTKKETILLETLLSRSPRLVTRETILEKLWDDTFVDDNTLSVNINRVRKRLAELGIENALETIRGSGYRLHTVWKR